Part of the Halobacteriovoraceae bacterium genome is shown below.
GTGCAGTGAGATGTATGAGTGAAGCAATTAAAAGGGCCGGAATCAAACCAAATGACATTGATTATATAAATGCCCACGGAACATCTACCCCACTTGGCGATGTGGCCGAAACAAAGGCATTAAAAAATGTGTTTGGAGATCATGCATATAAATTAAAAATTAGTTCTACTAAATCAATGACTGGTCATCTTTTGGGTGCAGCAGGTGGAGTAGAGACAGTATTTACAGCAATGACCCTTCATTCAGGAGTAATCCCCCCTACAATAAATTTAACAGAACCTGATCCGGATTGTGACCTAGATTATGTTCCAAATATTGCTCAGAAAAAAACACTCAAGTATGGACTAAATAATTCATTTGGATTTGGAGGGACAAACTCTTCAATCATTTTACGCAATCCAAATATATAATTTACTCTTAAGTATATCTATTATAGATTCAACAAGTCTTATAACATTGGAGAAGAGCTATGTTTCATAAAGATGCTAACCTACTTTCGAATATGGACCCTGAAATTTCAGAACTCATAAAACTTGAAAAACAAAGACAAGAAGAAGGACTAGAGTTAATTGCATCAGAGAATTATACTTCTCCAGCTGTCATGGAAGCTCAAGGTTCGATTCTTACAAATAAATACGCTGAAGGGCTTCCTAAAAAACGTTATTATGGTGGCTGTGAATTTGTTGATACAGTGGAAGAACTTGCGATTGAAAGAGTTAAAAAACTTTTTAATTGTAAATATGCCAACGTTCAACCCCACTCAGGATCTCAGGCCAATATGGGAGCTTACTTTTCACTTATTCAACCAGGAGACACAATCTTAGGCATGGATCTTTCACAAGGAGGACATCTTACACATGGATCTCCTGTTAATTTTTCAGGAAAATTATTCAATGTCATCTCTTATGGACTTGATATTGAATCTGAAACGATTAACTACGAAAAACTTGAAGACATCGCTATTCAAAATCGTCCTAAGATGATTATAGCAGGAGCATCGGCCTATCCAAGAATAATTGATTTTAAAAAGTTTAGAGAAATCGCTGACAAAGTTGGGGCCTATCTCGTTGTAGATATGGCCCATATTGCTGGACTTGTGGCCGCGGGTGTTCATCCTTCACCTATTCCACATGCTCATGTTGTCACATCAACGACACATAAAACCCTAAGAGGTCCAAGGGGTGGAATTGTATTAACAAATGATGAAGAACTTTTTAAAAAAATCAATTTTAATATCTTTCCTGGAATTCAAGGTGGCCCACTTGAGCATGTTATTGCCGCGAAAGCGGTTTGTTTCAAAGAAGCACTTGAAGATCAATATAAAATTTATCAAAAGCAAGTTGTTGCGAATGCAAAAGCTCTTGCAGATGCCTTAAAAGCAAACGAAATTGATATCGTATCAGGCGGAACAGACAATCATCTCGTTTTGATAAAAACTGATTCAGTAAACCTCACAGGTAAAGAAGCAGAAGCTTGTTTAGAAAAAGCTGCAATTACATGCAATAAAAATATGATTCCAGGTGATAAAAGATCACCTTTTGTGACTTCCGGTATTCGTATTGGAACCCCTGCGATCACGACCCGTGGACTAAAAGAAAAACACATGGTCACTTTAGCAAATTGGATTAAAACTGCTCTTACAAATAGTACAGATGAAGCAATCTTAAAGAAAGTTCACTCAGAGGTAATGGAGCTTTGTAGGGAATTTCCGGTATATACTAAGGTGTAGATGTCAAAATTTGACGTTTTCTAGTTATATTTTGAGACTCTTGGTTTTCTCTAAAATCTTTCAATCTATTCAATTCATTAAAAGTTGAGAAGGACGGATAATATTGATTTTTTTCATTAGTTTCTGATAAATTTTCTTTGAACAGTGGTCTTTGTCCATAAAAGTCCTCTGGTGAAATTTCATATTCAATATCATTAAATCTATTAACTTCTCCTATAATTTGATTAAATCCAGGGCCGGCCAAATTGGCCGGAGATCTATAATTTAAAATATTATCATTTAAAAATTGAAGGTTTGAATCGACCTGTCCCATTGAGGCCTGAGATGTAAAAAGCCCATTATTATATCTCAAAGTATAATCATTTGAACCGAATGCATCTCCCATAAAGTTTATCAGTGCTACAAAACCAATCACAAATAGACTAAGCTTCATACCCACCTCCTCTTTCTAGCTTCTGATTGTTTAGTTCAAGACTGGTGCCAAAACGTCACTGATAAGTTTTTGAAATATGTTTGGGACTATAATCAACTTCATGAAATTCCTACACATTTGTCAAAATTTTAGTCACTTTTTAAATCACTTGAAAAGCTGGTGTCAAAAAATCTCCATATAAACATTACTTTGTGTTTTTTAAAAAAACTTTTATGAACAAAAACTTATTGTTACATTCCGGCCTATGAGTTGTTCCGACCCCATATGTCTTAAGGAGGCAAATATGAAAGGATCTTTTTTACCATTAGTTGCTTTATCTCTTTTAGCTGTTGCTTGTAACGATAAGAATACTTCAAGACCAGCTCCGACTTCATCAGTTTCTACTCCTCTGCCTTTTTTCGAAAAAGATGTTGCTCAAGAAGACTTTTCTCAAGAGGAAGTTTCTCTCATTGATGAAGAAACTCAACCACTTGTTCATGAAGAAATGATTAAATTTGAAGAAGCAAAAACATTTTCACAAGAAGTATGTGAGATTCAAAAACCAATTCTCGACAAAATTCTAGAAGAAACAGGAGCTGATGGATGTGAGTCAATTGCAAAGTCTGATCTTGAAGAGATTGATGAATTGGATTTAAGCTATAGTGATATTCAAAACGTCACTGAATCAGATCTTAAATATCTTCCAAATTTAAGAAGTGTAGAGCTTTATGGAAACCCTATTTATGATCTTAGAATTTTTGAGGCCAGAAATATTGAAGTTGATACAATTGATAATGGTGAAATGTTTTGGGAAAGTTTAGATGCTTCACCAGTCATCCAAGGTATTAAAAGTGCCTACAATTACTTCACTTCAGATGAACCAGAAATTGATGATTCAAAAAGTGATGTTGTACAACAAGATTAATTTTAACTCGCAAAAGGGTCAGGTCTCTGGCCCTTCAATTTTTAATACTATCTTCTTTTTCTCTATATCCCTTTGGAGATGTTTTAAACAAAACGCGAAAACTTTTAGAGAAGTTTTCATAATTATTCATTCCTAGATCTTTTGACACTTTATTTATTTTTTCATCACTATGAGTAATCATAAGTGCTGCTTGAAAGTATTTTAAATTTTTAAGATAGATTAAAGGTGTAACCTCATACATTCTCTTGAATACTCTTGTCATCACATCTGGTGAATAATTTAAGGCCAATGCTATTTCACTTATTGATAAGTCTTTTGAAAAATGTGAGTCGATATAGTGTTTTATTCTAATCGCAGAGCCCAGGCGTTCTTTTTCAAATCCTATATTGCACCAGTTTTTTTGATTTTGAGTGATTTCATCAATGATTGTTTCTTCATTAAGATGAAGTTTCCTTTCACAAGGAAACATGATGGGTACATCTGTTTTAATACAACCCATATTTGAAATTCCCTGATATGAGAACCATTCAAATTCATCAACATAAAAGTTCCATTTTAATATTGAAAAAGTGGGAACATAAATGGACATGTTCCCATAAATTCTTTTTTCTCCCTCTGGTGTTGAGAGTGAAACTTCACCGTTGAAATTTTTTTGAAAATAAAGCCAAAAATCTGGAAAACAATCAATAACACATGTACCTATTTCAGCTTTCTGTTCCCTGAAAAAAACACCTAAATCGGATCTTAAACGGTAGTAATGTTCTTTAAGCCAACATGAGCGTCGTATTGTTTTATTATAATTTTTAAAGTTATTTTCAAACACTTCCATCTATCAAAGGGCCTTTGTAAATTTTGTATAACTTTTTATTAATTTCTAAAACTTGTCAATTTCCGACTTTTTGTATTCCGGCCAAGGAATACGACTTCATGCAATGCTACAATAATGAATAAAAAAGGAGTACAAAATGGAGTCTATGAATAGTGATGATTTTAAGCATTTGACACTTATAGCAGGAGGCCATACAGCATTTCAACTAATGTGGTCAGGAATTGAACTTGGTCTTTTTGACCTATTAAACAAAGAAGGCCCTAAAAGTTTAGAGGAAGTTGCTGCTAAGTTAGGCCTTGATTTACGGCCTACAAGGATATTACTTACGGGTCTTGCGTCCTTAGATCTGCTTGATAAAGAAAATGGCCAGTATTCAAACTCAAGAATTTCTAAGAACTGGCTAATCGCAGGACACCCCGGAAATATCGCTGATATTATGGGTTGGCAGAGATACATTGTTTATGAAGGACAGATAGATTTCACTAGAGCTCTTAAAGAAAACAAAAATATTGGTATAGATTTTTTTCCAGGAAATGGAGATACATTATATCAAAGATTACAGAGTGATCCTTTTAAACAGAAAGTTTTCCAAGATTCAATGAGCGCCCTTTCAAAGATAGCAAATTCAGAAATGGTGAGGTCGCTAGATCTTAGTCAAGTTAAACATATAGTAGATGCTGGAGGTGGAAATGGAACGAATGCAATAGCTCTAGCAACAAAAAATCCACATCTAAAAGTTACAGTGTTAGATTCTGAACCAGTGTGTAAGTTAGCTCAAGAAAATATCCTCAAAAATAATCTTCAAGAGAGAGTTTTCACAAAAGTAGGAAACTTTTTTAATGCAGATTTTCCAGATGAAATTGATGCTGTCATTTATTGTCATATTATGACGATATGGTCTTTGGATGAGATCGTTCAATTATTAAAAAATACTTACAATGCTCTACCAAAAGGAGGACAAGTCATAATTTTTAATATGATGGGAAATGATGAAGACACAGGTCCACTTTCAACAGCACTTGGCTCACCTTATTTTCTATCAATTGCTACTGGCAAAGGAATGCTTTATTCATGGTCTGACTATATAAACGCTATGGAAAAAGCGGTTTTACACTTTCCAAGCAGATAAATAACCTTCCTCTAGATCATGGAATCATTTGTGGAGTAAAAAAATAACTAAACCAAATCTCCATCTAGAGCACAAAGTCTTTGGATGGAGATCAAATTTAATTAGATATTAACTTTTGTAAATGAGCTAGAAACTATAAACTTGATTTACAACGACGATTAAAAATAGGGCAACTACAATTTGAGCAAACAAACGCATAAATTCCTCTAAAAAAAATAGGTCCAAGCAACATAAGATTAATAGATAAATTCGTCAAGTTGCACTCGGTGATGACAGACCATAAATAAAAGTCTTTTATTTATGGGATTAGATAGTGCGAAACAACAATTCTCTTGCCATTCAAGTGAGTTACCGGATAAAGATGTTCTTGTAAATCAGAGGTTATATGCATATTCATCCGAAATCACTTTCAAGGTATTTTGCCTTCCAGTTTCTTTATCGCTTTTTTTTAGATAATTTTTCATCTAGTCTTCATGAAATACTGCAGTCCGATAAAAACACTAAAGAAGAAGATCTCCATCAATTAATAAATGAATTTGCTGAGGGTTTGTCCATTCATGACGATGAACAGATATATTCTGATTTTTCATTAAAAGTTCGCTCAATTTCAGAAATTTTAATTTTTGGAGTTATCAATCAATATCAAAAGTTGGTTGATACACTGAAACTTGTCTTAATTAAAAGAAATATAGAAAAAGTTGAAAAAATAGAACTCACACTTTTATTGCTTGGGACATATGAACTAAAAAATACTCAGGACACTGATAAAAAAATAATTATTAACGAATATATAGAACTTGCAAAAAAATTTGGGCCAGTTAATTCTCCTTCGTTCATTAATGGTGTATTAGATAAAGTTGCCAAGACGCACACTAATCTTTAAAATCTCTCTATGAAAGGAATAGATCTTTTAAAAGTCATAGGCCCTGAGGCCATTGGGTTAATTTGGATTACTCAAGATTATCTAATAAATGTTCCAGAAGGACTTCTGCAGATAGATTATCTTCTCGATGGACAACTTATAGATTACTTAAATAACAAAGATAAAGTTAACAGGGATTACAAAAAAAACTTATTCATTGGTGAGCAGTTTGGAAATCCTTTTTTCCTTGGTCATGTGAGAGAAGAAAATAATAGTGTTGCAAGCGATGTTTTTGAAATACTTGACGTAACAAAATCATTTCATTTAAAAGACAAAATAATCTTCACATATGGACTAGAAAAAGACATTTTAAATAGATGTAATCAAAAATACTCAGACTATACTTTCAAATCTATCTAAGTTTACTCAAACTCGATTTCAAGATTATTTAAGTATTCCTCAAACTTCGAAATATAATTAATCAAATCTTCACTTTTTTTGTTTTTTGCAGATAATTCGATCGCCTTCCCTAAAAGTCCAAGGTCTGAAAAACCATAACTCCCAGAAGCTCCTTTTATACGATGGCCAGCTAGTCTGATATTTTCAAAATCCATCTTTTCTCTAAGTTTTAAAAGCTCGTCGAGGTCTTCTTTTCTCTTTTGTAAAAATAAGTCCATGAGTGGTTCAAGATCTCTATCAATTTTAACAAGAGGCATATTAATACTCCATTAGTGAAATCATTGCACTTTCAACTTTCTTTGTATTGGGAAGGACAGCTCTTTCTAAAATTCTATTAAAGCCAACGGGTGTATACTCAGCACCAATTCTTCTTATCGGAGCATCTAAAAATTCAAACGCTTTTTCTGTTATCATCGCTGAAATCTCCCCTCCAAAACCTGCAAATACTTTATCTTCATGTACAATTAGGCATCGATTTGTTTTCCTAATAGAATTTAAAATTGCTTTTTCATCCAATGGATTTAAAGATCTTAGGTCAATAACTTCAATTTCTGCACCTGTGCTCTTATGAATATTTTCCGCAGCTTCAAGACAGTGGTGAACTGTGTTTCCATATGTTAACACAGTAAGATCTGTTCCAAGTCTTCTTATTTTTGCAACTCCAAAAGGAACTTCAAAATCTTCAGGACAAGAAGTTGCGGCCCACTTCGCGTTATAAAGAGATTTAGGTTCTAAAAACAATGTTATTCCCTTTGAGCGTATGGCCGTTCTTAACAATCCTGCTGCATCATCAGCAAAAGAAGGAACAACAACTCTTAAACCTGGAAAAGTCGTCAGAGTGGCCTCAATATTTTGAGAATGATAAAGACCTCCACCTATATAACCACCAGAAGCTAGTCGAATAGTAATATTTGGACAAAATGCCCCGTTAGATCTCCAATAATCATGAGATGAATCTACAAGTTGTTCCATCGCTGGCCAAAAATAATCGGCAAACTCAGCTCCTTCAACAACAATACGGATCTTTTCATCAAATCGACTAAAACCATTTGCAGTACCAACAATAAAATCCTCAGCGATAGGAGCATTAAAAACTCTATTTATACCAAATTCTTTTTGCATCCCCTTTGAGACATTAAAAATTCCGCCCTTATCTTTATTGGCCATATCCTGTCCCCAAATAAAAGTATCAGGATTATGTCTAAACTCTGCTTTCAAAGTATTGTTTAAGGCCTCAATCATTGTAATGGGTTCAGAAGAGTCGTTGTGTTCTCCTGTTGGATATTTTTTCGAATGATAAGAATCTGGTACTACAAAATCGTAAATTGACTCAGGCGTTGGATTTGGAGCTTTCATCGCCATTTTATGAGCTTGGACTACTTTTTCTCTGGCCTGTGAATCTATTTCACCAAGTTCTTCAGGTGAAACTAATTTAGAGTCTAATAGTAATTTTTTAAATCGATCCAATGGATCCTGTGCTTTTGCGGCCTTTAGTTCTTCTGGAGAACGATAAAGTTCATGTCTATCAGAGTTAGAGTGTTGGTGAATTCTTACACATTCTGCATAAACCATGACAGGTTCTTGATTCTCAATTGCATGTTTTCGAGCTTCATACATAGCGCTCATAGAATCAAATACATCTTTTCCATCACATCTAATTATTCGAAAATTTTTAAGTCCTCTATAATTATCACATGCAAATTCGTTTGCTGTTTGATCTTTTTTGGGAACAGAAATTCCATAGCCATTATCTTGAACAACAAATATGACAGGAAGTTTTTCATTTGTTGCTCCGTTGATAGCTTCATAACAATACCCTTCAGAAAGGGATGACTCACCTTGCGAAGAAATCGCAACCCCTTTGTGTCCATATCGTTTCATTGCGCGTCCAACCCCAACAGCGTGTAAAGTATGATTTCCGGTACAACTAGAAACGTTATGTATATTAATTTCAGGAAGCGCAAAGTGGTTGGACATATGCCGTCCCCCACTGGCCTTATCAGTTGCTTTTGAAATACCATTGAGGATAATTTCTTCTGGAGATATTCCTGCAGCTAATGCTGCCAACATATCTCGATAATAAGGGAAAAAGTGATCTTCACCTTTCACAAAATTAAGACCAAGTGCCAATTGAATTGCATCATGTCCTGCATAGGGAGCGTGATAGGACCAACCAATTGCTTGTTTTAGATAGTTTGGCGCTCTCTCGTCGAGCATGCGTCCAAGAGACATGAGGGAGTACCAATTGAGAAGAGTTTCTTTATCTGTATTTTGAATGGTGAAGTGTTTAGGAAACTTTAATGTTTCGTCTTTGTTCATCATTTTTAGGCCCTTAAGTAAATATATTAAATTGATAGAACAATCAGTATATCCTTTCTATTACGTAAGAAAAAGGGCCGACAAAGGCGAAGGTTCGCACTTCAATGATCTTATGAGCGTTAACTAAGCAAAGATTAAGTTAAAGCTATGGAATTCCTACAATATAAGTTACCCAAGATTCACAATTTTCTTCATTGTCGGAGACATAGAACTCTCCATCTCCAGACCCATCTTCATCATCGCCTTCCCAATAAGCAACTGTATCTGAAAAACCTGCATCAATCATTATGTCTCGAATTTCTTGCAGTCCCCAAAATCTCCAATCATAGGTAAAGACATCATGATACATGACTCCATCTTTTTTAAAATGTATTTTATAGAGGCATTCACTTGTAATGGGGTTGTATTTGTCACAGTCCCAGTAATAGGAAAAACCTTCATGTTCGGTTTCCTCTAGTAACTCCTGTCGACACTCTGTTCCTCCAAAGAGGTCTACAAAAAAGAGACCTTCTTCGCTTAGTCCTTCTCTAACCATTTTGAAGTAGTCTAATAATTCGTTTCTTTTTTTGAAAATAAAGTATGAAAAGTTAAAAGCGACAATGATATCACTTTTAAAGTCATGAGAATCGAGCACGTTGGCCTCAATATATTTCATTCTCGTTTGATCTTCTTTGGATAATTGTTGGAAATGGGTTTGTCTTCCATAGCTAATAGGTTCAGGATCTAAGTCAACGGCAAAGGCCTTATGTTCACTACTTTGAGCTGTCCATTCGCATGCAAGTTTTCCGGTTCCACCAAAATCTTCTCTTAGAATATGGGCCTCTCTACCACGAATTCTCATAAACTCTTTATTAATAAACTCAATATCAGCAGTTGTTGATTGAACAGATGATTCATAAAGTGCGTGTTTTTGCTCAACAGAGAGCTGATTGCTGCGTTTTGTCATATCTTCCTTCTTGTAATGATCATTTTTTAAGGAGACTAATACCTAAGAGTTAAAATGTGAAGGCATAATGGTCAATCTCAAATTCTATTTCGGTTTAATCTGGCCAGATATTTTATGTTAATTGAGATATAAAATTAAAATCAATTTTTTTAAATTTGCGAGTGCCGACCTTTTTTTAAGCCGGCACGATTTGATTATCGATGTCTTCTTTCTAAATTTTTTCTTTTAAACTCATTTGAATCAACCAACTCCTTAATCGCCTGAACTGAATTTCCAAATCTAATCATGCGAGAATAGTGATGCAATCCTTCTCTTTCAGGGTTGCGGTTAAAGAATACTCGGAATATATTCTCTACAATTGTTTGAGGTCTATATTTTCTAAGAATTTCTCTTTGAAATTCAGAACTAGAAGCTAACTCACCAGCAATCTGAGTTAGACCATTAAGTCCATATCTTCTTAATTTCGATGTATAATGATCTAGTCCGGCCAAATCTGCCTTTCTAAAAAGTATACCATCGTAGAGTAGTTCAACTAATTCCTCGGCCTTATACCGATTTAAATAACGATCTTCTCTTGAAAAAGTATCCAAATCATAAGCTTGGGCAGAATAAAAATTAACAAAAAAAGTCAAAAACAAAACAATCCTTTTCATATTTATCTCCTAATCCGTTAGTCTGATAACAAATTTAACAGCAATGTTTATGCCAAAACGTATAAATGTAAGTTTTTCCTGAGAATGTTAAAACTCCCCCGTTATAAATAATGTTTAGAAAAATCACAAAAAGTAAGAAATTATTTTTACCCAATTCACTTTGACTCTAAGATCATATTGGCACCAGATACAGAAGAAAATGATCCCAGTGTATGAAAATAGTCAACTAAAAATAGGACTTCACTTCTTGTATTTTGGATGAAAATGTCTGGTTGATTCTATTTTTTAGCTCAAATCTTTTATCATTTGTTATGTAAACACTTCTGGCCAGTCTTATAAACTCCTCATCGAAATCATTTAGGGCCTCTTTACTACGAATTTCATCTTCAATATTCCACAGATTTAAGTTTATTTCACGTAAAGTTTGAATAGAACTTTCAACGTTTTTTAGTGCTAATTCTTCTATTCGAAGCCTTAATGATTCCCACTCTTTATTAATTTTTTGAAGTTTAATTGGATCTGTTATTTTTTCTCTTTTAATATCCAATATTGAATACTTATCCAAAAGTTCACCTATTGAAATTTCACATATCGCTTTCATTGTATTTCCTTATACACAATTGTTAAAATCTCGTACTCCCTTTTTCCTTGAGGAGTACTGACTTCAATTGTATCACCTTCCTCTTTGCCAAGCAGGCCTTTTCCTAAAGGGGATTTCCAACTAATATGCCCCTTAGAAGTATTAATTTCATCAACTCCTACAATAGAAATCATCTTTTCTGTACTTTCATCGTCAATTATTTTTACTGTTGCTCCAAATTGAACAGTAGACAATGTCAGACCGATTGGGTCAATTACCTTGGCATTGTTTAGTCTCGAATTAAGAAAACGTATTCGACGGTCAATTTCTCTCAACTTTTTCTTGTTGTATTGATAGTCTGCGTTTTCTGACCTATCACCTAGGCTTGCTGCCCAAGCTACTAATCTAGTAACTTCAGGTCGTTCTACTTTTGTAAGATGATCTCTTTCATCTATTAATGACTTGTAACCATTTGGAGTTATATAATTAAATTCTTTTTTGCTCAATGTTTTGACTCAGCATTGGTATCGCACCCTGTATCTCCACCTTGCAATTGAAAAACCTCTTCCTTCTTCTCTGTAAGTTTTGCTTCTACTTTTTGTTCATCTTCACAACCTGCATCTTTTTTTTCTTTGAGATCAGCAAAGTCATCTTCATTCCTAACTTCACTTTTTATTTGGTTTGAAAAATTTGAACTAGAATTCGAAACTATTTTTGAAGACACTTCGACTTTATCTTTATTACAAGAAACTAATAAGAATAATGCAAATAAAGTTGCTGTTTTCATACCGACTCCTATTTAGAAAAATTAAATAATCTAAAGCTCATTAATCTCCTATAAATTCCTCTAGGCATCCGGTCTAATAGATAAACTACAAATTTCATGGGGAAAGGAAAAATATAGAGAGTTTTTTTCTTCTCAATGGCATCGACAATTTTGAAAGATGCAGCTTCTGAGCTCATCATAAAAGGCATTTTATGATTGTTTTTTTTTGTCAAAGGTGTATCTATAAAACCAGGAGCAATTGCAGTCACATCAATTCCAAACTCCTTCAAGTCAATTGAGAATGATTCACACAGTTTTAAAACCGCGGCCTTACTAGCACTATAGGAAGAAGCACCTGGTAGACCAATCATTCCTGCAACAGAAGCAATGGCGACAAGATGTCCTTTTTTATGAGGATACATTAACTCAAAAGCTACTTCAAAAGAGTTTATAACACCTTTGATATTTATATCAGTCAACAAACGTGCTTTTTTAAAATCTGGAATTTTCGATTTACTCCCAACACTAGTACCTGCATTAGCAATCATTATATCAAGTTTTCCTTTAGCAAAATCTCTTACTTTTTCATGTAAGAGTTCGTGGTCGGTTACATCAACTTGATAAGCATGAAACAATCTATTTTCAGTAAGCTCTTTTGGAATTTTTCCAATATCTCTTCCACAAACCCCGACTTCAAAACCATTTTCTATATATCTCTTAGCAAGTTCCAACCCAATACCTGAAGTTCCTCCGGTGATAAATACCTTCATCATATCTCTAATTTCCGTGACAACATGTTTTCTTAGGTTTTTTGAACAATTTGTTAATTGGAGTTTTTATATAGAGGCCCCTTAAAAGTAAAATACACATTATCATCGCACATAGTTGAGAAAAAAGCGAGACGTCTTGGTGCAAATGATCATGTCCTAATGCAAAATCTATTGGTATATTGAAATTTAAATATAACCAATCCGTCAAACTTCCCATTATTAGGGCCATGGTTACAATAGAAATAATATTTATAAATACACCTTTTTTACCAATGTATTGAGCTAGGACTAAAATGTTTGAGATGTTTGTTGCAGGTCCAACTAATAAAAAAATAAGCCCCATTCCAGGTGACATTCCCTTCAATATTAAGGATGCCGCTATAGGGGTTGAAGCTGAAGCACAAATATACATAGGAATACCTACGACGAGGATAAGTAACCGACCAGTCATCCCCGACAGACCGTTGAAAAAATTCACAGGAATAAAAATCTCAATTAATGCAGATACTATAATTCCAATAGACATCCAAACTGCAATATCTTCTAAAAGATCAAAATATCCATACTTAAGAGAT
Proteins encoded:
- a CDS encoding SDR family NAD(P)-dependent oxidoreductase, encoding MKVFITGGTSGIGLELAKRYIENGFEVGVCGRDIGKIPKELTENRLFHAYQVDVTDHELLHEKVRDFAKGKLDIMIANAGTSVGSKSKIPDFKKARLLTDINIKGVINSFEVAFELMYPHKKGHLVAIASVAGMIGLPGASSYSASKAAVLKLCESFSIDLKEFGIDVTAIAPGFIDTPLTKKNNHKMPFMMSSEAASFKIVDAIEKKKTLYIFPFPMKFVVYLLDRMPRGIYRRLMSFRLFNFSK
- a CDS encoding SO_0444 family Cu/Zn efflux transporter gives rise to the protein MSEFISAVWKYLVLSSPFLLLGLFIAGIVHSFLPLRVIKKLFGEKKFSGVFKAALLGVPLPLCSCSVIPTAVELKKSGATNASTSSFLISTPESGIDSISVTYALMDFPMTILRPISAFLSAFLAGTLQFFFNKDVNQPTKETNDVGAHCCSKNKDKNEDSETFSKRAIKSLKYGYFDLLEDIAVWMSIGIIVSALIEIFIPVNFFNGLSGMTGRLLILVVGIPMYICASASTPIAASLILKGMSPGMGLIFLLVGPATNISNILVLAQYIGKKGVFINIISIVTMALIMGSLTDWLYLNFNIPIDFALGHDHLHQDVSLFSQLCAMIMCILLLRGLYIKTPINKLFKKPKKTCCHGN